Within the Paenibacillus pabuli genome, the region ATTCTGATAACCAATCTCGACTATCTCCAAATTCAGACCGTGTGCATAAGCCTTCAATACTTGACGGGCTTCTGGATGAACGGTACGGGATACGATCAGCTGTTTGCGGCGGGTTGCCGCAGCGGCCAGGTTCCCTGCTTCCGCAAATGCGGTTGCGCCATCATACATGCTCGCATTGGCTACAGCCATGCCAGTCAGTTCACAGATATACGATTGAAATTCGAAGATCGCCTGGAGCTCGCCCTGACTGATTTCGGGCTGATATGGCGTATAGGCAGTATAGAACTCGGAACGGGAAATGACGTGATTAATAACGGAAGGGATGTGATGATCGTAAATGCCTGCACCCAGGAAACTGGCGTGTGTCTCAAAATTGGCATTCGTACCCGCTTGCTTGGACATATGGCGCGTCAGTGCGTATTCATCCAGTTTGGAGGAGACAGGCAGCTCGCCCTGATAACGAATCTCCTGTGGAATGTCCTGGAACAGATCTTCAATCGTGTCCACACCGATGGTTGCGAGCATGGCGCTCTGATCCTGTTCAGTCATGGGAATATAGCGGTGCTTGCTCATGCTAATCAGCTCCTTGGGTAGGTGTCTTTGACGTACGCGTCCGTTTATGAAAAGGGGTCTTCACGACCTCGGCTTTCAGTTTCTTGCCGCGAATCTCAATCTCGAGCGGGGTACCCAGCGCAGCATATTGACTGTCGATAAGTGCGAGTCCCAAATTACGCTTCAACGTAGGTGACTGTGTACCTGTCGTTACTTCTCCGATCTGCACGCCTTCGGCGTAGATGGGATAGTGGGGACGCGGAATACCTCGCTCCAGCACTTCAATGCCGACCAATTTGCGGGCTGGCCCATCATTCTTTTGCTGCAATAGGGCTTCGTGTCCGATAAAAGGTCCGGCATCCAGCTTCACGAACATGCCTACGCCAGCTTCCAGCGGGGAAATGGTCGGTGACAGTTCCTGTCCGTACAGCGGCAGCTTCGCTTCGAATCGGAGTGTATCCCGTGCACCAAGCCCAGCCGGAACCAGTCCTTGATCTGCACCAGCCTCCATTAATCCGTTCCAGACCGCAGCGGCCTGATCTGCCTGTACGTAGAGTTCAAAGCCGTCTTCACCGGTATAACCGGTGCGGGATAGCAGCAATTTTACACCACAAACCTCAGCATTCTGTACAAAACGAAAAGGCTCGATTATGGATACGGCGGTATCTGTAACTTTTCCGATGATGTCTGCAGCAAGCGGGCCCTGTAGAGCCAGGAGAGCTGTTTCCGCGGAGTCATTCGTCATGCTTACCCCAGGAACCATGTGCTCTTGCAACCAGGCCCAGTCCTTGTCAATATTGGAGGCATTCACGACGAGCATATAATGCTGATCTTTTAGCTTGTATACGAGCAGATCGTCCACTACGCCACCGTCCGGGTAACACATTAACGTGTATTGTGCCTGGCCGGGAACTAGTGTGGTCACGTCGTTGGTCGTCAGTTTCTGCAAAAATGCTTCGGCCTGTTCACCCTGCACCGTGAATTCACCCATGTGGGATACATCGAACAGTCCAGCCCGTTCGCGCACCGCTTCATGTTCCTTCTGAATCCCGCTGAATTGCACCGGAAGCTCCCAGCCTCCAAAATCGATGCACCGTACACCTTCATATTGCTGATAAAGTGGATAGAGTGGAGTTCTAAGCAAATCGGACATCAAATCACCTCGTTATGGCCGCTACCGGGCCGAGTGTATAACATGAATGATGCATTCTTTTCTTGGATAAGTATGATTAAGGCTGCGCTGATGACAGCGCCGGCTCGATCCTGACTTTCGTTTTTTTGGGAAAAAGGAAAAGGACAGGCCAAAGAACCGGCATGCCAGAAGCACGCTGTATTCTTAGGCTCTGTCCTTGGTACCTGAGAGTTACCCCGCCAATAAGTTGCAGCAGGTTTCCCCTTGGGTGATCAAAACGCCCCATACAGGGCGAATAGATGCTCTCCAGAGTTGCGTCCCGTAAAAGTCCTTTTGCCTGAGAGATTCACCTCCCGCTTGTCGGGTGGTTTACTCCTTCGGCGTTACCGCATGCATCCAAGAGTTGGGCGTCACGGGTAATCTCTCCCTTTACATTCATCCGCGGGTGATGCACACAACAATTAACATTTACTCTCTCATTAAAACGTGAATCCACTATCGATGTCAAGAACGATATCACGAAAATTAATAAAAAACCGAATAATATTTATTAGTTTATAATTATTGTTCGTGTATATAAAAAGAGTGCGCTTACTATTCTAATATTACCCATTATATGTAGAGTGAGGGTGTTTGCGTTACAGGCTGTAATCATCAAAAATCAAATAATTTGTGAGGTATCTTGACATTTCATTCAAAAATATCTTACGCTATGTTCTGGGAAAAAGGGTTGGCCGAAGGACGCATGCACTCATTAATGAAAAGCGAGGCGGATATCGATGAGCGAATTGAAAAGTGATTTCCTGTACAGTGAAGAGCACGAGTGGGTGCAAACCGTAGGGGAGGATACTGTACGGATCGGCATTACCGAGTTCGCGCAGCATCAGCTGGGTGACATTGTGTTTGTGGAATTGCCTGACCTTGAATCGGATGTAAAAGCGGAAGAAAGTATTGGTACGATTGAATCCGTTAAGACGGTTTCAGATTTGTTTTCTCCGGTAAGTGGTTCCATTATTGCCGTGAATGAAGCACTGCAGGATGCACCTGAATTGGTTAACAGTTCGCCTTACGAAGAAGGCTGGATGATCGAGATTCGTGTTGAAGGTGATCTGACAGCAGCTTTGTCGAAACTGATGAATGCTGATGCCTATCGCAAGCATACCGAAGAGTAGAATGTGTTTGCACTAAATAACCTATAATAACCTATGATTTCTTCATAAACTGGACGTCCTCGCACGTCTTCAGAGCCTGTGTGAGCCTTGGAGCTCATTCAGGCTTTTTCGTGCTTTCCAGGACACGGCTTTGTTGACGTTGGGGGTGCCAAAACTGGATGGAATAAGCCTGAATCGCACATGCTATATTATTGAAATCAACACCGTAAATGACATAAGTCACACATGAAAAAAACCAATTATATCAAGGGTTAGAACCCTCTCATCACCATTAAAACGATTACATAAACACAATGTTGTCATCAATGATCATGACGAAAGTACGCTTTCATTTCGTTGAACCGGAGACCAATCTGGCTTAGGATAACAGCAGGGGAGAAATGATACCCCTTTCATAAATGATTACTACTTGATCCGAGGAGGATAATACAATGAGTAACTTGGACCAAACGTCCAATTCCAAAGGCGGTCTCCGGGTAGGCGTTCAGCGTTTTGGCCGCTTCCTAAGCGGTATGGTTATGCCGAACATGGGTGCGTTTATTGCATGGGGGTTAATTACGGCGCTATTTATTGAAAAGGGCTGGTTCCCTAACGCGGATCTGGCGCTGTTAGTAGATCCGATGATCAAATATTTGCTGCCACTGCTTATTGGTTACACCGGAGGTACTATGGTGCATGGCCAGCGTGGTGGTGTCGTTGGTGCCATCATGACTATAGGGGTCATCGTCGGCAGTGACATTCCGATGTTCTTAGGTGCCATGATTGCCGGACCTCTGGCCGCATGGATCATCAAAAAGTTCGATAAAGCCGTTGAGGGCAAGATCAAAGCAGGATTCGAAATGCTGGTTAACAACTTCTCAGCCGGTATTATTGGTGGAATCCTGGCGATTATTGCACTGCTCGGTATCGGACCTGCAGTAGAAGGGATCAGCACTGTATTGTCTGCTGGTGTACAGGGACTGATGAATCTGGGATTGCTTCCACTCGTCAACCTGATTATTGAACCAGGTAAGGTATTGTTCCTGAACAATGCAATCAACCACGGAATTCTAACACCGATTGCAACAGATCAAGCGAGAGAATTAGGTCAATCCGTATTATACATGCTTGAATCCAACCCGGGTCCCGGACTTGGTATCCTGCTGGCCTACTGCTTCTTCGGACGCGGAACAGCAAGATCCTCTGCACCTGGTGCGGTTATCATCCACTTCTTCGGGGGAATTCACGAAATTTATTTCCCTTACATTCTGATGAGACCGATTCTGATTCTTGCGGCAATTGCAGGTGGCGTGGCAGGTACAGCAACCTTTATGCTTACCGGAGCCGGACTGGTTTCAGCGCCCTCACCGGGTAGTATCATTGCATATTCCCTGTTAACACCAAAAGGTGGATATCTGGCAATGCTGGCAGGGGTGGCTGTAGCTGCTATCGTGTCCTTCCTGGTTGCAGCGCTGCTGCTGAAAACAGGCAAGCAAAAAGAAGAAGATCTGGAGTCTGCATCGAATCGGATGAAAGACATGAAGAGCCAAGGAAATACGGCGAATGCTGCTGTTGCGGCAGATAATCGTGAAGTGGACAGAGCCGAGGATATTGCTTCTTCAGCTGTGAAAGCGAAAACCGATGTGAAGAAAATCGTCTTCTCCTGTGACGCCGGTATGGGTTCAAGTGCCATGGGTGCTTCCATTCTTCGCAAGAAGATGAAAGCTGAAGGGATTGACGTTGCGGTAACCAACACGGCAATCAGTGATATCCCGCAGGATGCAGACGTTGTTATTACTCAGAAGACATTGACAGACCGTGCCCGCAGCGTGGCACCGAACGCAGAACATATATCCATCGACAACTTCCTAAAAAGCCCGGAATACGATACGCTCGTTGAACGCCTGAAATAACAGGTTGCGATCGTTTTCCCTGAGCCGGAGGCTTGAGATATGAGTATTACGAAAAGACAGCGTGAAATTGTGGAGTTCCTGTTAGAACATCCGCAGGAAGTAACCGCCGGCGAAATTGCAATTGCGGTCAAAGTCAGTACACGAACCGTCCATCGGGAACTGCAGATGATTGAGAAGTGGCTTGAACCCTTTGGTATGAAATTAGAAAAAAAATCAGGAACCGGGGTCCGAATTGACCCTGGTTCCGATGATTTGGCTTCACTGCGTCAGCAGCTGGAGCTGAACGAATATGTGGAGTTTACGCCCGAAGAGCGTAAACTCTTCATGCTTTGCATTTTGCTGGATGAGGCGGAGCCTGTAAAACTGCTTGCGCTCGCATCAGACATGAAAGTAACGGTCTCGACAGTGAGCAATGATCTGGATGAACTTGAGCCCCGTATTCGTCAGGCCGGCCTGAAGCTGGTTCGCAGGCGAGGGTACGGAGTGAAGATCAATGGCAGTGAGACGGCTTATCGTGCAGCCATCGCAGGAATTGCACTCGAATATCTGGATGAATCGGATCTGTTCGGAAGACAACCCGAGCAGGGGATTTCCAAGGTGAATCAGAAGCTGCTAAGCATGATTGGCCATCGGGACGTACTGACGGTTGAGAATGCGTTGTGGCAGCCGGATATTGACTGGCTCGAAAATATTCCGGAGCGACAGTATACCAAATTGCTTATCCAGTTGTCCGTTGCGCTGGTGCGCATTCGCAAAGGGTTTACCGTGGGGCGTGCTCCTTCTCCGGACAAAAAAGCAATGTACCTTTCTACTGGAGATAAAAGCGTGCCTGAATACATGGCTGCACGGCTATGCACCGTGCTGTCCGAGCAGCTGGGTATCTCTTTTGCCAAAGAAGAACAGAGCTATTTGCACAAATTATTAATTGAAACAGAGCAGCTTATTCACTCCACACGCTTACTGCCTGTTGACGATCTGGTGTTGCTGGACATGGTTCGTTCCCTGATGGATCAGATGCAGGGGAGAACAGGTTATGCATTTCAGGAGGATCGCCTTCTGCGAGAAGGACTGATCGCCCATATGCAGCCGGTGATGGAGCGGATCGGAGGCAGACAAAGCATACGAAACCCGCTGCTTCAACAGATTCGCAAGGATTACGATTCGCTGTTCGGAGATGTAAAAGACGCGGTGCATGACGCATGGCCGGATACGGACGTGCCGGATGAGGAAATTGGAT harbors:
- the gcvT gene encoding glycine cleavage system aminomethyltransferase GcvT, which encodes MSDLLRTPLYPLYQQYEGVRCIDFGGWELPVQFSGIQKEHEAVRERAGLFDVSHMGEFTVQGEQAEAFLQKLTTNDVTTLVPGQAQYTLMCYPDGGVVDDLLVYKLKDQHYMLVVNASNIDKDWAWLQEHMVPGVSMTNDSAETALLALQGPLAADIIGKVTDTAVSIIEPFRFVQNAEVCGVKLLLSRTGYTGEDGFELYVQADQAAAVWNGLMEAGADQGLVPAGLGARDTLRFEAKLPLYGQELSPTISPLEAGVGMFVKLDAGPFIGHEALLQQKNDGPARKLVGIEVLERGIPRPHYPIYAEGVQIGEVTTGTQSPTLKRNLGLALIDSQYAALGTPLEIEIRGKKLKAEVVKTPFHKRTRTSKTPTQGAD
- the gcvH gene encoding glycine cleavage system protein GcvH, with translation MSELKSDFLYSEEHEWVQTVGEDTVRIGITEFAQHQLGDIVFVELPDLESDVKAEESIGTIESVKTVSDLFSPVSGSIIAVNEALQDAPELVNSSPYEEGWMIEIRVEGDLTAALSKLMNADAYRKHTEE
- a CDS encoding PTS mannitol transporter subunit IICB, with amino-acid sequence MSNLDQTSNSKGGLRVGVQRFGRFLSGMVMPNMGAFIAWGLITALFIEKGWFPNADLALLVDPMIKYLLPLLIGYTGGTMVHGQRGGVVGAIMTIGVIVGSDIPMFLGAMIAGPLAAWIIKKFDKAVEGKIKAGFEMLVNNFSAGIIGGILAIIALLGIGPAVEGISTVLSAGVQGLMNLGLLPLVNLIIEPGKVLFLNNAINHGILTPIATDQARELGQSVLYMLESNPGPGLGILLAYCFFGRGTARSSAPGAVIIHFFGGIHEIYFPYILMRPILILAAIAGGVAGTATFMLTGAGLVSAPSPGSIIAYSLLTPKGGYLAMLAGVAVAAIVSFLVAALLLKTGKQKEEDLESASNRMKDMKSQGNTANAAVAADNREVDRAEDIASSAVKAKTDVKKIVFSCDAGMGSSAMGASILRKKMKAEGIDVAVTNTAISDIPQDADVVITQKTLTDRARSVAPNAEHISIDNFLKSPEYDTLVERLK
- a CDS encoding BglG family transcription antiterminator, whose translation is MSITKRQREIVEFLLEHPQEVTAGEIAIAVKVSTRTVHRELQMIEKWLEPFGMKLEKKSGTGVRIDPGSDDLASLRQQLELNEYVEFTPEERKLFMLCILLDEAEPVKLLALASDMKVTVSTVSNDLDELEPRIRQAGLKLVRRRGYGVKINGSETAYRAAIAGIALEYLDESDLFGRQPEQGISKVNQKLLSMIGHRDVLTVENALWQPDIDWLENIPERQYTKLLIQLSVALVRIRKGFTVGRAPSPDKKAMYLSTGDKSVPEYMAARLCTVLSEQLGISFAKEEQSYLHKLLIETEQLIHSTRLLPVDDLVLLDMVRSLMDQMQGRTGYAFQEDRLLREGLIAHMQPVMERIGGRQSIRNPLLQQIRKDYDSLFGDVKDAVHDAWPDTDVPDEEIGFLVMHFGASIERLRVLKREIRAIIVCTSGIGSSRMLSSRLSKEIPEIRIVDSASWYEAARIPEEDYDLILSTVDLPMEPHQYYKVSPLLTAEESERLRLYIQNTTLQRVQVKYGESKGSGKTPDRHADPAGLDATLIEIVRITGKFQVFPLDNCKMGFYETAFAMCKVLQESGVLKDPEEIARLLEARERVGSQKIPDTSLALFHTRSDGIYRPSISLFQLSEPLLVTEEDPVGVSHILLMVGPRELSRESLEVLSEISALLLQDEMITLLEKGIRDDLIHYLSRELVGFYRSKTEIGG